TTGGCAAAGGCAACGCCTGCAAACGGGATAGCTCGGCAGTAAGCAGGGGAATGGCCGCCTCGCTGTTGCGCAGTTGTTGTTCTAACTGTTGCCTACTGATCGTGGTCTGGACATCTCCGGTGGCTGAAATGGAACGGTTGGCGGACAACTGCAGGTTCAGGGTCGGATTGAATTCCGCCTGGGCAGCGCGCAGAGCAGCTCGACTGCTATCAATCTGGGTTAGAGCCAGTTGTAGCCGCAGACTATTGGCTTCCGCGAGAGCCAGCGCCTCCTCCAAGCTCAGAGTCAGCACTTCCCGGATCTGGACTGCTTCCACCCGCGAAGGCAACTCGGGTATCTCGATCTCTGCCTCAGGGGAAAGTTCCGCTGCTGTCGGGATCCCTTGCCCGGCAGACATCATGGCGGATCCCAACCAAGCCGCCAAACCGAGCACAAGAACACGGATTCGAGACAGAGGAGAAAACGACATCGGAAGCAGGCTCATAGAGGGGAACCGCAGGAACAACCCAGCTTAATATGCCGAGTTCACTTAGCCAATACAGGGGATCCGAGCCCGAGACCGTTACAGAAATTATTACTTCATTGCTTTATAAAGGTCAGGCAAAGAAACAAAGAAAGAAGAAAGCCCCATGAAGAAGAAAATGACTAGACAGTCCAGTCTTCCCAGCCATAGGGCATCATCTAGCAAGCTCAAAATCAGTCAAGAACATAAGGAGTGTTAAGCTGCTCGAATCCTATCTATGAAGTTGCATAATAGACTCAACTTGCCACGGCGAACTCACGCTTTTGAGTCTACCGACTTTTGTATGGTTTGGGTTATGAGCTTTAGAGATTATCTAACGCTATAATCTGTTCGATCCCAGGGATTTGGGTATGGATGTCGATTCCTTTCGCGCTGATGTTCATCGCTTCTTCGGGGCCAGTCAAGCGGCATCAGATCAGTTGCTAGCCTACGGTCAGAATGCCTTTGCCCAACCTCCTTCGCCCCAAAACTGGGACATTTCCCCAGAACCGCATATAGCCGCTTGGCAAGCGTATCAGGCGGAAACCTTGGGGCAAGGGGTTTTTCCTGTGCTGCAACAAAAACTCGTACAGTTACGCTTTCCTATTCAGCTGGGTATTTCCGAAGCAGACTCCTACCGAGCGGCAACCCGGCGTGGCATCTCCGTCGAGGGCATGGCAGAGGCAACTGGACTACACCTCGAACATCCGGAGGGCTTACAGTTGCAAATTCATCCCAGTTTGGCGGGGCCAATCCCGGTGCTGATTCCGGCATGTCGGGAGGATTTTGTGACTTTGGTGCGGGCTCTAACGATGCGCAATGAGCCCAAGCCTGTGCCCGATTCCATGGGGGCTTGTATTGTGGCGGGTTTTAACAATTGGGATCGAGTGGGCACCTATCGGCAGTATTGGCAAGCACAACACCCCGAGTTAAATCCGGAACGAGATTGGGCAGCGGAATTCCAGCGGCTCATTCCCCGCAAAGAGTTATACCAGGATCGGTTTATTCTGCTGAGCTTAGGGCCCTACAGCAATGTATCGGCCTCTCAGTTGGATCTAGGCGAAAAAGAGTGGTTAGACTTCTCCCTAACCGTGCGCCTAGAGCACGAATCCACCCACTACTTAACGCGGCGGTTGCTGGGATCCATGCGCAACAACGTCTTGGATGAGCTGATTGCCGATTATCGCGGCATTGTTTCTGTTCTGGGCCATTTTCGAGCCGATTGGTTCCTACACTTTGTTGGCCTGGAAAATTACCCCTACTACCGCGAAGGGGGCAGGTTGCAAAACTATCGCGGTCAACCTCCCCTTTCCGATGAGGCTTTTCAGGTTTTGCAAGCGATGGTCAAAGCAGCTGCTGAGCACCTGGAAGCCTTTGATCGCCAGCAGGCAGAGTCTCTGAGTAGCGCTGCTGCTCAAATTCGGCTGATTCTGGCCTTAACAGCCTTAAGCTTGGAAGCACTGGCCTGTACAGAAGCTCGAGATCACTTGCAGCAAGCTTGGGATCGCACGCCAGAAATTCCTTCTCCCGACAGTGGCCCGCAGCTCGTGGGTTCTTTCTCGTCGGGGTGATCCCAAAGATTCGCCGATTCAATTGCTTCTTTTTTGCGTTCTCATTTGGTGCTGGTAGACAAACACGCTGGAGTTCTTGCCCATGTCAGACATTCTCCTGCAAGAGATGAGCAACAGCGACATCGACTGGATGCTAAACGCTGGTCACAAGCTGGATCTGATACCCGATGGGATCCTGTTTCGGCAAGGCAGCCAGCTCGACCACGTCTACCTGCTGTTGGAGGGCAGCCTTAGCTTGCGATTGGCCATTGCTCAGTCGGGCCGCAGGGCACTGAACCGCGCCTTTGCCGCTCTGGGGGGAGAAGAAGACACCGGCAAAGAGGTGGGACGACTGGGCAACGGGGAGGTAACCGGCGAAAGCGTCCTCTACAAAAAAGATCTG
This is a stretch of genomic DNA from Synechococcus sp. Nb3U1. It encodes these proteins:
- a CDS encoding DUF7005 family protein — its product is MDVDSFRADVHRFFGASQAASDQLLAYGQNAFAQPPSPQNWDISPEPHIAAWQAYQAETLGQGVFPVLQQKLVQLRFPIQLGISEADSYRAATRRGISVEGMAEATGLHLEHPEGLQLQIHPSLAGPIPVLIPACREDFVTLVRALTMRNEPKPVPDSMGACIVAGFNNWDRVGTYRQYWQAQHPELNPERDWAAEFQRLIPRKELYQDRFILLSLGPYSNVSASQLDLGEKEWLDFSLTVRLEHESTHYLTRRLLGSMRNNVLDELIADYRGIVSVLGHFRADWFLHFVGLENYPYYREGGRLQNYRGQPPLSDEAFQVLQAMVKAAAEHLEAFDRQQAESLSSAAAQIRLILALTALSLEALACTEARDHLQQAWDRTPEIPSPDSGPQLVGSFSSG